A window of Tautonia plasticadhaerens contains these coding sequences:
- a CDS encoding PP2C family protein-serine/threonine phosphatase, whose protein sequence is MSLDPNAARILIVDDDPGILRAVSRVLGRRHRVSTASTGAEALDEAARQRPDLAIVDIRLPEMTGFEVTRALKSTLPDVDVILMTGNAEEPDENLIRAIDEGAFYFVQKPFDRRVLLTLVGRCLELRLLRGERERYLRRVARELDEARRFQQSLLPPPLLEREGLAIAARYLACSELAGDIYDYVEAGDGSVALLIADVVGHGASAAMMTGLVKAAFRASHVDGFEPSSVIDRVREGLRDFEPSRFVTLCTARVDASRRGLAYINAGHPEPAVRGGSGMVRLLDATGPLLSSALLDLPCEQVTLALSPGDSLLFYTDGITEARGPGGMFGQGRLVEALMRGDRRGPELLDGLLAELVAFSGSASHQDDITILTLDLSGA, encoded by the coding sequence GTGAGCCTCGACCCGAACGCCGCCCGCATCCTGATCGTCGACGACGACCCGGGCATCCTCCGGGCCGTCTCCCGGGTGCTCGGCCGCCGGCATCGCGTCTCGACCGCCTCGACCGGGGCCGAGGCCCTCGACGAGGCCGCCCGGCAGCGCCCGGACCTCGCGATCGTCGACATCCGGCTCCCCGAGATGACCGGCTTCGAGGTCACCCGGGCCTTGAAGTCGACCCTGCCCGACGTCGACGTGATCTTGATGACCGGCAATGCCGAGGAGCCGGACGAGAACCTGATCCGGGCCATCGACGAGGGGGCCTTCTACTTCGTCCAGAAGCCGTTCGACCGCCGGGTCCTGCTGACCCTCGTCGGCCGTTGCCTGGAACTTCGCCTCCTCAGGGGGGAGCGCGAGCGCTACCTCCGCCGGGTCGCGCGGGAGCTGGACGAGGCCCGGCGGTTCCAGCAGAGTCTGCTGCCGCCCCCCTTGCTGGAGCGGGAGGGCCTGGCCATCGCCGCGCGATACCTGGCCTGCTCGGAGCTGGCCGGGGACATCTACGATTATGTCGAGGCGGGCGACGGCTCGGTCGCCCTGCTCATCGCCGACGTGGTCGGCCACGGGGCCTCGGCGGCGATGATGACCGGCCTGGTCAAGGCGGCGTTCCGCGCCTCCCACGTCGACGGCTTCGAGCCGTCGAGCGTGATCGACCGGGTCCGGGAAGGGCTCCGGGACTTCGAGCCGAGCCGGTTCGTCACCCTCTGCACCGCCCGGGTCGACGCCAGTCGCCGGGGGCTGGCCTACATCAACGCCGGCCATCCCGAGCCGGCCGTCCGGGGCGGTTCGGGCATGGTCCGGCTGCTGGACGCGACCGGGCCGCTGCTCTCCTCGGCCTTGCTCGACCTGCCGTGCGAGCAGGTCACGCTGGCGCTCTCCCCCGGCGACTCGCTGCTCTTCTACACCGACGGGATCACCGAGGCCCGGGGTCCCGGCGGCATGTTCGGCCAGGGGAGGCTGGTCGAGGCCCTGATGCGGGGTGATCGCCGGGGCCCGGAGCTGCTCGACGGCCTGCTCGCCGAGCTGGTCGCCTTCTCGGGATCGGCCTCGCACCAGGATGACATCACGATCCTGACCCTGGATCTCTCCGGGGCCTGA
- a CDS encoding sensor histidine kinase, with protein MGKARARKASASDRGGEGPPSGKPSAPGPPDDLLPHLWRFRNQFRDGRDADKVLRTALRLGMERFRAAEGCVATVKQGSGEARLLFEFPTDSGWDRAMLAGFLRGEKVCVPPELMLARIRRHGRMWGALAVRSSGTEYHWDSRQSFSSIGSLANELIDQIDRDRVREVRARVDRKVLEQSRPKHLFYEVLHGLKSLIAYDHSATLLTYDGESDALEVVAEQVAWQKAKGRNVGRRLSPAAALRGLMCEGHVCGFDRDGRRWTDWTGTDATALAEWLDFDDAVPRGVPAEGAILCAPLVARADLLGLLKVAALHPGSFGRYEVELVSQFLPQAAVALQNSRRAESLEQKVLEAERKHAMADLARGVSHDVNNALGGVLPLVQQMREELGRGELDPGVAAEDLIEIERSIQACRRIFGGMLGFARGLARSPSPVRLRQAVDNALSILRQSIDRGGIRLVVELPEDLPPVTGVQADLEQLLLNLLSNARDACRAGGSIAVRARRDGELVELTVEDTGCGMTRERLARIREPFFTTKDDGHGLGLAICRSIVAQMRGHFSIESTPGAGTGVRASFPIRSEGGP; from the coding sequence GTGGGCAAGGCTCGGGCTCGGAAGGCATCGGCCTCGGATCGGGGCGGAGAAGGGCCCCCATCGGGGAAGCCCTCCGCCCCGGGCCCCCCCGACGACCTACTCCCGCACCTCTGGCGATTCCGCAACCAGTTCCGGGACGGCCGGGACGCCGACAAGGTGCTCCGGACCGCCCTGAGGCTGGGGATGGAGCGTTTCCGGGCGGCCGAGGGCTGCGTCGCCACCGTCAAGCAAGGCAGCGGGGAGGCACGGCTCCTCTTCGAATTCCCCACCGATTCGGGGTGGGACCGCGCGATGCTCGCCGGGTTCCTCCGGGGGGAGAAGGTCTGCGTCCCCCCCGAGCTGATGCTCGCCCGCATCCGGCGTCACGGCCGGATGTGGGGCGCCCTGGCCGTGCGATCGTCGGGGACCGAGTATCACTGGGATTCTCGGCAGTCGTTCTCGTCGATCGGCTCCCTCGCCAACGAGCTGATCGACCAGATCGACCGGGACCGGGTCCGGGAGGTCCGGGCCCGGGTCGACCGCAAGGTGCTGGAGCAGAGCCGGCCGAAGCACCTCTTCTACGAGGTCCTGCACGGGCTGAAGTCGCTGATCGCCTACGACCACTCGGCGACCTTGCTGACCTACGACGGGGAGTCGGACGCGCTGGAAGTGGTCGCCGAGCAGGTCGCCTGGCAGAAGGCCAAGGGCCGAAACGTGGGGCGGAGGCTCTCCCCGGCCGCCGCCCTCCGGGGCCTGATGTGCGAGGGCCACGTCTGCGGTTTCGACCGGGACGGCCGGCGCTGGACCGACTGGACCGGGACGGACGCCACCGCCCTTGCGGAGTGGCTCGACTTCGACGACGCCGTCCCCCGGGGCGTCCCCGCCGAGGGGGCGATCCTCTGCGCCCCGCTTGTTGCCCGGGCCGACCTGCTCGGGCTGCTGAAAGTCGCCGCGCTGCACCCGGGCTCCTTCGGCCGCTACGAGGTCGAGCTGGTCTCCCAGTTCCTGCCGCAGGCGGCCGTGGCCCTGCAGAACTCCCGGCGGGCCGAGTCGCTGGAGCAGAAGGTGCTGGAGGCGGAGCGCAAGCACGCGATGGCCGACCTGGCCCGGGGCGTCTCGCACGACGTGAACAACGCGCTGGGGGGCGTCCTGCCCCTGGTCCAGCAGATGCGGGAGGAACTGGGCCGGGGCGAGCTGGATCCCGGGGTCGCCGCCGAGGACCTCATCGAGATCGAGCGTTCCATCCAGGCCTGCCGTCGCATCTTCGGCGGCATGCTCGGATTCGCCCGGGGCCTGGCCCGCAGCCCCAGCCCCGTCCGGCTCCGGCAGGCGGTCGACAACGCCCTCTCGATCCTCCGACAGAGCATCGACCGGGGCGGCATCCGGCTGGTCGTCGAGCTGCCGGAGGACCTCCCCCCCGTCACTGGGGTCCAGGCCGACCTGGAGCAACTACTGCTCAACCTGCTGAGCAACGCCCGGGACGCCTGCCGGGCGGGGGGCTCGATCGCCGTCCGGGCCCGTCGGGACGGCGAGCTGGTCGAGCTGACGGTCGAAGACACCGGCTGCGGCATGACCCGGGAGCGGCTGGCCCGCATCCGGGAGCCGTTCTTCACCACCAAGGACGACGGCCACGGGCTCGGCCTGGCGATCTGCCGGTCGATCGTGGCGCAGATGCGCGGGCATTTCTCGATCGAGAGCACGCCCGGGGCCGGGACCGGAGTCCGGGCCTCCTTCCCCATCCGATCGGAGGGCGGCCCGTGA
- a CDS encoding glycosyltransferase family 4 protein, which yields MRILMVTSFPIVGQTDGTAMLAIQIFRALRRRGIEVAHAYLKARRPWDAPFEGEFEGAPTFTLPPSRWIGGMAEIRKRFPFDLVHAEHYGGACRALAACKLHGWPMIYSIHSLLGEEVERDRLGRGLVFRTYRTLERQVCRYASGVVVLGRGVKRIVVEEKGVPADRVAVIHPGVNLADYAPGPAAEIEGVGPDEKVVMYVGNIRDPNQGVPILVDALPRIFDAVPEARCVLVGGPGEVGEQYRARLGRHGDRLVVLSGRTPDQVTALARRADVLVHPRLACRENDSVQTKMAVYLASGRPIVATNYGDYQHILGDTGAGLLTPVDPEPLADGIVEVLTDRTLAGRLAASTRSAAEEYVCMDRNVDRYLALYETALAPGPRRRRREAGTPA from the coding sequence ATGCGCATCCTGATGGTCACCTCGTTCCCGATCGTCGGCCAGACCGACGGCACGGCGATGCTGGCGATCCAGATCTTCCGGGCCCTGAGGCGCCGGGGGATCGAGGTCGCCCACGCCTATCTGAAGGCCCGACGGCCCTGGGACGCCCCCTTCGAGGGAGAATTCGAGGGGGCCCCGACCTTCACCCTGCCCCCCTCCCGTTGGATCGGCGGGATGGCGGAGATCCGCAAGCGGTTCCCGTTCGACCTCGTCCACGCCGAGCACTACGGCGGCGCCTGCCGGGCCCTGGCGGCCTGCAAGCTCCACGGCTGGCCGATGATCTACTCGATCCACTCGCTGCTGGGCGAGGAGGTCGAGCGAGACCGGCTCGGGCGGGGGCTGGTCTTCCGGACCTACCGGACGCTGGAGCGACAGGTCTGCCGGTACGCCAGCGGCGTGGTCGTGCTCGGCCGGGGGGTGAAGCGGATCGTGGTCGAGGAGAAGGGGGTGCCGGCCGACCGGGTCGCCGTGATCCACCCCGGCGTCAACCTCGCCGACTACGCCCCCGGACCGGCGGCCGAGATCGAGGGGGTCGGGCCCGACGAAAAGGTCGTCATGTACGTCGGCAACATCCGGGACCCGAACCAGGGGGTGCCGATCCTGGTCGACGCCCTCCCCCGGATCTTCGACGCCGTGCCCGAGGCCCGATGCGTGCTCGTCGGCGGCCCGGGCGAGGTCGGCGAGCAGTACCGGGCCCGGCTGGGCCGGCACGGCGACCGGCTGGTCGTGCTGTCCGGCAGGACGCCCGACCAGGTCACCGCACTGGCCCGACGCGCCGACGTGCTCGTCCACCCCCGGCTCGCATGCCGGGAGAACGACTCGGTGCAGACGAAGATGGCCGTCTACCTCGCCTCCGGGAGGCCGATCGTGGCGACCAACTACGGCGACTACCAGCACATCCTGGGAGACACCGGCGCCGGCCTGCTCACCCCGGTTGATCCCGAACCGTTGGCCGACGGCATCGTCGAGGTGCTCACCGACCGGACGCTCGCCGGGCGCCTCGCCGCCTCGACCCGATCGGCGGCGGAGGAATACGTTTGCATGGACCGGAACGTCGATCGGTATCTCGCCCTCTACGAGACCGCCCTCGCCCCGGGCCCCCGGCGCCGGAGGCGGGAGGCCGGGACCCCGGCCTGA
- a CDS encoding NAD-dependent epimerase/dehydratase family protein, with translation MKVLVTGSSGLIGSEAVRYFDAKADVVYGIDNNMRADFFGPDGDTSWTLGSLRDSCENFEHRDLDIRDRAAMLRVIADTTPDLIIHCAAQPSHDLAKSRPFDDFDVNAVGTLNLLEATRLHAPEAVFILMSTNKVYGDAPNELPLAELPTRFDYARPEDYEGIGESLRIDRSTHSLFGCSKLAGDVMAQEYGKYFGLKTGIFRGGCLTGPFHSAVPLHGFLAYMARVALTGGTYNVIGYKGKQVRDQIHSEDVVRAFEAFYRDPRPGEVYNLGGGRGNAASLLELLDRFGQLAGRPIPHTYQEINRVGDHICYMTDLRKFRSHYPDWELSFSLDDIVDDVFQTLRKLRPAAAMAG, from the coding sequence ATGAAGGTGCTCGTGACCGGCAGCAGCGGCCTGATCGGCTCCGAGGCGGTCCGCTACTTCGACGCCAAAGCCGACGTCGTCTACGGCATCGACAACAACATGCGGGCCGACTTCTTCGGGCCCGACGGCGACACCTCCTGGACGCTCGGGAGCCTGCGGGACTCCTGCGAGAACTTCGAGCACCGCGACCTCGACATCCGGGACCGGGCCGCCATGCTCCGGGTCATCGCCGACACGACGCCCGACCTGATCATCCACTGCGCCGCCCAGCCGTCGCACGACCTGGCCAAGTCCCGTCCCTTCGACGACTTCGACGTCAACGCCGTCGGCACGCTCAACCTGCTGGAGGCGACCCGGCTGCACGCCCCCGAGGCCGTGTTCATCCTCATGAGCACGAACAAGGTCTACGGCGACGCCCCCAACGAGCTCCCCCTGGCCGAACTGCCCACCCGGTTCGACTACGCCCGCCCCGAGGATTACGAGGGGATCGGCGAGTCGCTCCGGATCGACCGGAGCACCCACAGCCTCTTCGGCTGCAGCAAGCTCGCCGGGGACGTGATGGCCCAGGAGTACGGCAAATATTTCGGCCTGAAGACGGGCATCTTCCGGGGGGGCTGCCTGACCGGCCCCTTCCACAGCGCCGTGCCCCTGCACGGGTTCCTCGCCTACATGGCCCGGGTCGCCCTGACCGGCGGCACCTACAACGTGATCGGCTACAAGGGGAAGCAGGTCCGGGACCAGATCCACAGCGAGGACGTCGTCCGGGCCTTCGAAGCCTTCTATCGGGATCCCCGGCCCGGCGAGGTCTACAACCTCGGGGGCGGCCGGGGCAACGCCGCGAGCCTGCTGGAGTTGCTCGACCGCTTCGGACAGCTCGCCGGCCGGCCGATCCCGCACACCTATCAGGAAATCAACCGGGTCGGCGACCACATCTGCTACATGACCGACCTTCGCAAGTTCCGCTCCCACTACCCCGACTGGGAACTGTCCTTCAGCCTGGACGACATCGTCGACGATGTCTTCCAGACCCTCCGGAAGCTCCGCCCCGCTGCGGCGATGGCCGGCTGA
- the katE gene encoding catalase produces the protein MAKQGSDDRTTHRFADAEVVAGTGGETHQVAGGDRPVLTTQQGVPVADDQNSLKVGARGPTLLEDFHLREKIFHFDHERIPERVVHARGYGAHGYFETYEPLTDLTKADLFRRKGEKTPAFVRFSTVAGNKGSADVARDVRGFAVKLYTKEGNWDLVGNNIPVFFIQDAIKFPDLIHAAKPEPDRGFPQAQTAHDNFWDFISLSPESMHMVMWIMSDRTIPRSFRFMEGFGVHTFRLVNAEGKSTYVKFHWKPKQGLQSVVWNEAVKLNGADPDFHRRDLWDAIGAGDYPEWELGIQTFDDAFADKFDFDILDATKIIPEEVIPVRKVGRLVLDRVVDNFFAETEQVAFCTQNVVPGIDFTNDPLLQGRNFSYLDTQLKRLGSPNFTHIPINAPKCPFHHFQQDGHMAMHNPKGRVNYEPNSWSDAPGPRESPDQGYRSLPVPEQGQKLRVRSETFADHYSQARQFYISQTEVEQAHIADALTFELSKAETPAIRARMVSHLLNIDNDLATKVAQGLGLREMPDPATAARPTRQDLNPSPALSILLNGPKSFAGRKVGALVTDGVDAALLSGLAASLEKEGAMLKLVAPHVGGVTDSEGTLHPADEKVDGGPSVLFDAVALLPSADGAALLAKHPAARDFVADAYAHRKFIAFVDAAAPLLAKAGVPEARDEGFVPLTSVKDCDGFVSRCRSLRYWDRGDALMG, from the coding sequence ATGGCCAAGCAAGGATCCGACGACCGCACGACCCACCGCTTCGCCGACGCGGAGGTGGTCGCCGGCACCGGCGGCGAGACCCACCAGGTCGCCGGCGGCGACCGGCCGGTGCTGACCACCCAGCAGGGCGTCCCCGTCGCCGACGACCAGAACTCGCTGAAGGTCGGCGCCCGGGGGCCGACCCTCCTGGAGGACTTCCACCTCCGGGAGAAGATCTTCCACTTCGACCACGAGCGCATCCCCGAGCGGGTCGTCCACGCCCGGGGCTATGGGGCCCACGGCTACTTCGAGACCTACGAGCCGCTCACCGACCTGACGAAGGCCGACCTCTTCCGGCGCAAGGGGGAAAAGACCCCGGCCTTCGTCCGCTTCTCGACCGTCGCCGGCAACAAGGGCTCGGCCGACGTGGCCCGGGACGTCCGGGGCTTCGCCGTGAAGCTCTACACGAAGGAGGGGAACTGGGACCTCGTCGGAAATAACATTCCCGTCTTCTTCATCCAGGACGCGATCAAGTTCCCCGACCTGATCCACGCCGCCAAGCCCGAGCCCGACCGCGGTTTCCCCCAGGCCCAGACCGCCCACGACAACTTCTGGGACTTCATCTCGCTCTCCCCCGAGAGCATGCACATGGTCATGTGGATCATGTCCGACCGGACGATCCCCCGGTCCTTCCGCTTCATGGAAGGGTTCGGCGTCCACACCTTCCGCCTGGTCAACGCCGAGGGGAAGTCGACCTACGTCAAGTTCCACTGGAAGCCGAAGCAGGGGCTCCAGTCGGTCGTCTGGAACGAGGCGGTCAAGCTCAACGGCGCCGACCCCGACTTCCATCGCCGCGACCTCTGGGACGCCATCGGCGCCGGCGACTACCCCGAATGGGAGTTGGGGATCCAGACCTTCGACGACGCCTTCGCTGACAAATTCGACTTCGACATCCTCGACGCCACCAAGATCATCCCCGAGGAGGTGATCCCGGTCCGCAAGGTCGGCCGCCTGGTCCTGGACCGCGTGGTGGACAACTTCTTCGCCGAGACCGAGCAGGTCGCCTTCTGCACGCAGAACGTCGTGCCGGGGATCGACTTCACCAACGACCCGTTGCTCCAGGGCCGGAACTTCTCGTATCTCGACACCCAGCTCAAGCGGCTCGGCAGCCCGAACTTCACCCACATCCCGATCAACGCGCCGAAGTGCCCCTTCCACCACTTCCAGCAGGACGGGCACATGGCCATGCACAACCCCAAGGGGAGGGTCAACTACGAGCCGAACTCGTGGTCGGACGCCCCGGGCCCCCGGGAGTCTCCCGACCAGGGCTACCGGAGCCTCCCGGTCCCCGAGCAGGGGCAGAAGCTCCGGGTCCGCTCCGAGACGTTCGCCGACCACTACAGCCAGGCCCGGCAGTTCTACATCAGCCAGACCGAGGTCGAGCAGGCCCACATCGCCGACGCGCTGACGTTCGAGCTGAGCAAGGCCGAGACCCCGGCGATCCGGGCCCGGATGGTTTCGCACCTCCTGAACATCGACAACGACCTCGCCACCAAGGTCGCCCAGGGCCTCGGCCTCCGCGAGATGCCCGACCCGGCCACCGCCGCCCGGCCGACCCGGCAGGACCTCAATCCGTCCCCGGCGCTGAGCATCCTGCTCAACGGCCCCAAGAGCTTCGCCGGGAGGAAGGTCGGGGCGCTCGTCACCGACGGGGTCGACGCCGCGCTCCTCTCGGGCCTGGCCGCCTCGCTGGAGAAGGAGGGGGCGATGCTCAAGCTCGTCGCCCCGCACGTCGGCGGCGTCACCGACAGCGAAGGCACCCTGCACCCGGCCGACGAGAAGGTCGACGGCGGCCCCTCGGTCCTCTTCGACGCCGTCGCCCTGCTCCCCTCCGCGGACGGCGCCGCCCTGCTCGCCAAGCACCCGGCGGCCCGGGACTTCGTCGCCGACGCCTACGCCCACCGCAAGTTCATCGCGTTCGTCGACGCCGCCGCCCCGCTGCTGGCGAAGGCCGGCGTCCCCGAGGCCCGGGACGAGGGCTTCGTCCCCCTGACCTCCGTCAAGGACTGCGACGGCTTCGTCTCCCGATGCCGCTCGCTCCGCTACTGGGACCGGGGGGACGCCCTGATGGGCTGA
- a CDS encoding DUF6883 domain-containing protein, with amino-acid sequence MKLPNAEDAIVDPEKLRSYCLNPEHIRGKHKARVFASALGLTVEDAEELRQILRSAASDHDAQPGACDEYGRRYTIDSVVERLGKRAIVRSAWIVLTDEDVPRLTTCFVLPQDGGRG; translated from the coding sequence ATGAAGCTGCCCAACGCCGAGGACGCGATCGTCGATCCCGAGAAACTCCGGAGCTATTGCCTCAACCCCGAGCACATCCGGGGCAAGCACAAGGCCCGCGTGTTCGCCTCGGCACTCGGCCTGACGGTGGAGGATGCTGAGGAGCTTCGCCAGATCCTGCGCTCCGCGGCATCTGACCACGACGCCCAACCAGGCGCATGCGACGAGTACGGGCGACGGTATACTATCGACTCGGTGGTCGAGCGTCTCGGCAAACGAGCGATCGTCCGGAGCGCCTGGATCGTCCTGACCGACGAGGACGTCCCGCGCTTGACCACGTGTTTCGTACTCCCGCAGGATGGGGGACGGGGATGA
- a CDS encoding DUF4926 domain-containing protein, whose amino-acid sequence MNHPIQLLDVVALTEDRPEDKLERGQVGTVVEQLAPGVFEVEFSDNGGLTYAMLALRADQLLVLRYRPATAS is encoded by the coding sequence ATGAACCATCCGATCCAACTTCTCGATGTGGTCGCCCTGACCGAGGACCGCCCCGAAGACAAGCTGGAGAGGGGCCAGGTCGGGACGGTTGTCGAACAACTCGCCCCTGGTGTCTTCGAGGTCGAATTCAGCGATAATGGGGGGCTGACTTACGCGATGCTCGCCTTGCGGGCGGATCAATTGCTGGTCCTGAGGTATCGCCCGGCGACCGCCTCCTGA
- a CDS encoding aminotransferase class I/II-fold pyridoxal phosphate-dependent enzyme: MPIELSARVKNLPPYLFGKINALKAEKRRAGDDVIDLGMGNPTDPPEQWVIDKLCEAAQDARNHRYSVAQGIDNLRREVARRYQARFGVTLDPDHEVVTTIGSKEGFSHMCLALLGPGDTALVPAPTFPIHAHAVALANANVIALDITEPERFLRNVAEMCTHLYPRPKVLVLNFPHNPTATVVEPAFFEEVVALARRFRFAVIHDFAYGDIGFDGYDPPSFLAAKGASDVGCEFTTMSKGYNMAGWRVGFAAGNRAMIAALKSIKGYYDYGLFQAVQIAAIVALRHGEEARKAQVAEYRKRRDVMIDSLRRVGWAVPRPKAGMFVWAPIPEPWRSRMGSIDLAMKLIEEADVAVSPGRGFGEAGEGFLRLALVENDQRLRQAVRQIGRCLKPEAVDA; encoded by the coding sequence ATGCCGATCGAACTCTCGGCCCGCGTGAAGAACCTGCCGCCCTACCTCTTCGGCAAGATCAACGCCCTGAAGGCCGAGAAGCGGCGGGCCGGCGACGACGTGATCGACCTGGGGATGGGCAACCCGACCGACCCCCCCGAGCAGTGGGTCATCGACAAGCTCTGCGAGGCGGCCCAGGACGCCCGGAACCACCGATACAGCGTCGCCCAGGGGATCGATAACCTCCGCCGCGAGGTCGCCAGGCGCTACCAGGCCCGCTTCGGCGTGACGCTCGACCCCGACCACGAGGTTGTCACCACGATCGGCTCCAAGGAGGGGTTCAGCCACATGTGCCTGGCCCTGCTCGGGCCGGGGGACACGGCCCTGGTCCCCGCGCCGACGTTCCCGATCCACGCCCATGCCGTGGCGCTGGCCAACGCGAACGTGATCGCCCTCGACATCACCGAGCCCGAGCGGTTCCTCCGCAACGTGGCCGAGATGTGCACCCACCTCTACCCCCGCCCCAAGGTGCTGGTGCTGAACTTCCCGCACAATCCGACGGCCACCGTGGTCGAGCCCGCCTTCTTCGAGGAGGTCGTGGCGCTGGCCCGCCGCTTCCGGTTCGCCGTGATCCACGACTTCGCCTACGGCGACATCGGCTTCGACGGGTATGACCCGCCCAGCTTCCTCGCCGCGAAGGGGGCCTCGGACGTCGGCTGCGAGTTCACGACGATGTCCAAGGGCTACAACATGGCCGGCTGGCGCGTCGGCTTCGCCGCCGGGAACCGGGCGATGATCGCCGCCCTGAAGTCGATCAAGGGCTATTACGATTACGGCCTGTTCCAGGCCGTGCAGATCGCCGCCATCGTCGCGCTCCGGCACGGAGAGGAGGCGCGAAAGGCCCAGGTCGCCGAGTACCGCAAGCGCCGGGACGTCATGATCGACTCCCTCCGCCGCGTCGGCTGGGCCGTGCCGAGGCCGAAGGCCGGGATGTTCGTCTGGGCGCCGATCCCCGAGCCCTGGCGGTCCCGGATGGGCTCGATCGACCTGGCCATGAAGCTGATCGAGGAGGCCGACGTGGCCGTCAGCCCCGGCCGGGGCTTCGGCGAGGCCGGCGAGGGGTTCCTGAGGCTGGCCCTCGTCGAGAACGACCAGCGGCTCCGCCAGGCCGTCCGCCAGATCGGCCGATGCCTGAAGCCCGAGGCGGTCGACGCCTGA
- a CDS encoding VOC family protein, producing the protein MGSPFKPEGYNTVSPYLIVDGAAGTIEFLIRAFDAVELRRFPDPSGGIRHAEVRVGDTVIMIADGADGWPPVPSHVHLYCPDVDDSYRRAIDAGAISVQEPVRKGDEDRRGGVTDAGGTTWWIATREG; encoded by the coding sequence ATGGGATCGCCGTTCAAGCCCGAGGGTTACAACACCGTCTCGCCCTACCTGATCGTCGACGGTGCGGCCGGGACGATCGAGTTCCTCATCCGGGCCTTCGACGCCGTCGAACTCAGGAGATTCCCGGACCCGTCCGGGGGGATCAGGCACGCCGAGGTCCGGGTCGGCGACACCGTGATCATGATCGCCGACGGGGCCGACGGCTGGCCGCCGGTCCCCTCCCACGTGCACCTCTATTGCCCCGACGTCGACGACTCCTATCGCCGGGCGATCGACGCTGGCGCGATCTCCGTCCAGGAGCCCGTCAGGAAAGGCGACGAGGACCGCCGGGGAGGGGTGACCGACGCCGGCGGCACGACCTGGTGGATCGCGACCAGGGAAGGATGA